The sequence below is a genomic window from Fusobacterium sp..
TAGGAAATTATGTTCATATAGCAGCATATGGAGCTTATTATGGTGCTGGGGAAATAGAAATACATGATTTTTCAGGAACTTCTTCTCGAGTAACAATTTATAGTCAAAATGAGTCATATAATGGTGAAACAATGACAAATCCTACAATTCCAGAAAAATATAAAAAAATTAGTTATGGAAAAGTAATTATAAAAAAACATAGTATCATAGGTGCAAATTCAATTATTCTTCCAGGAGTGATAATAGGAGAAGGAACAGCAGTAGGGGCTATGAGCTTGATTAAAAATTCGACTGAGAAATGGTCAATTTATACAGGGATTCCTGCCCAAAAATTAAAAGATAGAAAAAAAGACTTGTTAGAATTAGAAAAGCAATTTTTAAAGGAGTCAATAGAATGAAAGGAATAATATTAGCAGGAGGGAGTGGAACAAGACTTCATCCTCTAACTAGAAGTGTATCAAAACAAATATTACCAATTTATGATAAGCCAATGATATATTATCCTCTATCAGTATTAATGTTGGCTGGAATAAAAGATATACTAATAATTTCAACTCCAAGAGATTTAGCCTGTTTTAAGGAGTTACTGGAAGATGGGAAAAAAATTGGATTAAATATAGAATACAGTATTCAGGAGCAACCAAATGGATTAGCAGAAGCCTTTATTATAGGAGAAGAATTCATAGGGGAGAGTAATGTAGCATTAATATTAGGAGATAATTTATTTTTTGGACAAGCTTTTTCACCTGTAATTAAAAAATCAGCAAAAATAAAGACAGGAGCAGAAATTTTTGGATATTTTGTAAAAAATCCAAAAGAATATGGAGTAGTAGAATTTGATGATAATAGAAATGTCTTATCTTTAGAAGAAAAGCCAGAAAAGCCAAAGTCTAAATATGCAGTACCAGGACTTTATTTTTATGATAATACAGTAGTAGAGAAAGCTAAAGGGTTAAAACCAGGTAAAAGAGGAGAATTAGAAATAACTGATTTAAATAAATTATATTTAGCTGAAGGAAGCTTAAAGGTTAATCTTTTAGGAAGAGGTTTTGCATGGTTAGATACAGGAACGCATAAAAATTTATTACAGGCAGCTAATTTTATAGAAACTATTCAAGACAGACAGGGAAGTTATGTAGCTTGTATAGAAGAAATAGCATATAAAAATGGCTGGATAACTAAAGAGGAATTAATAAGACTGGCAGAACCATTGTTGAAAACAGAATATGGAAAATATCTGATGGAAATAAGTGAGGAGATATAGATGAAGACATATCTTGTAACAGGAGCAGCAGGATTCATAGGAACAAATTTTGTGAAATATATGCTTGAGAAATATGGAGAGAATATAAAGATAG
It includes:
- a CDS encoding acyltransferase; translated protein: MSFYTKEKLKEIGFKSIGENVLISDKCSIYSPEKISIGNNVRIDDFCILSGNIKIGNYVHIAAYGAYYGAGEIEIHDFSGTSSRVTIYSQNESYNGETMTNPTIPEKYKKISYGKVIIKKHSIIGANSIILPGVIIGEGTAVGAMSLIKNSTEKWSIYTGIPAQKLKDRKKDLLELEKQFLKESIE
- the rfbA gene encoding glucose-1-phosphate thymidylyltransferase RfbA, whose translation is MKGIILAGGSGTRLHPLTRSVSKQILPIYDKPMIYYPLSVLMLAGIKDILIISTPRDLACFKELLEDGKKIGLNIEYSIQEQPNGLAEAFIIGEEFIGESNVALILGDNLFFGQAFSPVIKKSAKIKTGAEIFGYFVKNPKEYGVVEFDDNRNVLSLEEKPEKPKSKYAVPGLYFYDNTVVEKAKGLKPGKRGELEITDLNKLYLAEGSLKVNLLGRGFAWLDTGTHKNLLQAANFIETIQDRQGSYVACIEEIAYKNGWITKEELIRLAEPLLKTEYGKYLMEISEEI